The Megachile rotundata isolate GNS110a chromosome 4, iyMegRotu1, whole genome shotgun sequence region AAACCACTATACTAAATTCCTATACCAGATCTAATTTTTAATCacaagaattcttaaattcctaaatttcaacccgctaggtcctcaaatccccaaagtctctCTATTCAAACACCTACGTTCCTGAATACAGAGATACAATTTTTAACGAGTGAAAGTTTCTTCCTTTGGTTTCTTCCTTTAAGTTTCTAAGGTTCTAAGAATAGCTATTTAATAGCTGTAGAATAGCTATTAAACTTGACAGGTTTATGTGAGTAGCGCTCAATGAATTCTATCGTAGATTCCTATAAGGTGACCACAGATATGTGATATCACGTATCTaataaaattcaccttcctTCCAATATTTCAATAGTCATCGCTCTAGAGACGACGTCACGAGAAGCAAGATCCTTGGCATTTGGCGCGTAACGTTCCATAAAAAATTCCCCTTGAGAGTTCACTAATTTCCCCCCTTCACCGCGGCTGCCTTCCGTTATTAAAATTCCGCTTCCGTATATTCCTGAAAAATCAACCGGTTAGATCGACAAGGTATACACCAGAGATGCTGCTTATCCTTTTTGTAATAGGAATACCGGTTGGATGGAACTGGATGAACTCCATGTCTTGGAGTGGCAATCCTGCTCTAGAAGCCATCGCCATACCATCACCGGTACAAGCATGTGCTGCGGTACAGGACTGGTAACATCTTCCTGCTCCACCTGTGGCTATCACCTGAAAAAAGTGACAAAATGCTTGTCATGTAGACGTTTACGGTCCGTGTTGTGTGTCAATCTTCTCTTTTCTTGAATTATGTTGTTAACGTTGTTTCTTAGGTGGGGATTGGTGGGGATTAGCTAGGTAGGATTCAATTTGGGAGTAATTAGGTAGGGTACAAGTGATTAGATATAGGATTGATTCATTTAAATTTGGACTGGTTATTGGTGGATAGTGAATAGTGGTGGGGTGtatcattttatttgaaatttgcaaactttttaatttggggatttaaaaatttttaaattgttaaattagcaAGGagccaaattctgaaattctcgaattaataaattttcaaatttttaagttttcaagcttctagatttcttaatttttaattttgggccctaggttcctagatttctggatccttagattcctagattcctagattccaaggttcctagattcctagattcctagatttctagatccatagatccctagatccctatatttctagatccctagatccctagatccctagatttctagatccttgaatttctagatccttagatccctagatccttgaatttctagatctcgaaatccctagatccttggaTTTCCAGATTCtaagatccctagattcttggatttctagatccctagatttctagatttttagatttccaaattcctaaattccaaaattccaaaattccaaaattccaaaattccaaaattcctaaatatttgaattcctATAAtcctaagttttaaaattgtaaatctaaaaatttctaattctgcaaattaccaaatttcccaatccctaaatttaaaaaattagtaaaactaCCTTAGAGCCCATAACACCAATGACTCTAAAGCAACGACCACTATAAACCcacaacaatattttaaaaaatatttgacaatttaccgTATGATGAGCCCTGAATCGATGCAAAAGCCCAGTCTCCAGTTCCCACGCTAGCACTCCCTTGCAGCAACGTCCAACCATCAGAAGATCAAGGGCAAAATACTCCACATAATAATGGACATCGTAACGCAGACTTTGTCCATACAACGTGTGCAATATCGCATGACCGGTTCTATCAGCAGCTGCACAAGTTCTTTTAGCTTGACCACCCTTGCCAAATTTCAACGACTGTCCACCGAACGCGCGCTGATAAATCTTTCCTTCGTCCGTGCGACTGAAAGGACAACctaaaatggaaaatggagaaaatgggaaaatggagtaaataggaaaatagagaaaataggaaaatggaGAAAATGGAGAGAATGGGAAAATGGAATTGTAAAGTACGTTTATTAATTCGAGTAAATTGATCGCACCGTAATTCTCAAGTTCGAAAATAGCTCGAGGTGCTTCTCTGGTTAAAAAGTGTATTGCGTCTTGATCACCCAACCAGTCGGATCCTTTGACGGTGTCGTACATGTGGTACAGCCAATTATCGTCTTTGGTCGCGTCGATTACGCCGTTTATTCCACCTTGAGCCGCCACTGTGTGAGATCTCGTCGGAAATAATTTTGTCACCACTGCCACGCGATACCCTTTGCTTCCTGTTTGATCAGAGATATTAATGGTATGTTTTGTGGGAATAGGTGGTTTGATGTATttgtaaagtttgaaatttttgggtcATGAAACTTTGGGAGTTATTTTTGCaagtttagaatttagggatttctggTTGGGAAGATTGAAGActttgaaattaagaattttgtattttggagtttatacattttgtaatttctacatccccaaatttgtgcattttgtaatttttacaccTGCAAATctgtacattttgtaatttctacgtctccaagtCTGTACATCTTGTAATTCTTATATTTgcagatttctacattctttaatttataaatgccCAAATTACCTAAAACTTTACCGAATCTAAATCCTAAATTCAAAGACCTTACATTTCAAACttgcaagtttcaaatttacaaatgtaataaatcttaaatatagaaaattagaaatttggtaatttagggatttcgaatTCCAGGAATGTAGTTACATTacttacaaatctacaaatttgctacaaaaatgaaaaatctagaaatttgttaattgtaaaatttattaaattcaaagAAGAGTAATTACCTAAACCAAACGCTGCTCTTAACCCTGCACCCCCAGCACCAATAATCACGACATCATAACAGTGATCTATCATTGGATAGGTCTGTAAATAGTGTTCAAAATTGTcaagtcacaatcatgcatagcCACATACTCCATAAAAATTCTCtagcataaaatatttattaaaaatcgcTTACAGTTTTACTATTATCAGTAGCACATTTTGACTTCTCGCCTGGACTGATATTTACGTGAAAACTTCTATGATCTTTCTTGCTCAAAAGTTGAGGTTGTATAACAGATCGCTGTAAAAGTTGAAATAAACACGGTTGAACTACGGTGGAAATGATTTTGGGTAATCGTTGCTTATTACCAAAATTCGTGGCAGTCGATGTATGGATCGTaacatttcttgaaatttgtGCCGAATTTAAAATACATTGCACGATATACGTGCGAACTGCCATTCAATCGTTTGTCATCTGATAAAAGAAGCAAGAAAATGCActagcattggcgtaactaagaTTTTTCGTTCAGGTgaaattctaaatctctaaatttaaaatttgagaatttggagaattgggaattttaaaattagaaagatttaatgattattgaaatttataaattcaaatatctactaaactagaaatctagaaatgtgaaaaattaggCTTTGAATTCAAGGCtcctataaattaaaaaaatatggaaatcctgaaatctgaaaattgggaGACATTTCTGTAAAATCCGTGGATATCAGAAAGCACCACAAGAGTGTAAAATGTTGATAGTATTTTTTACAAGCATGACTTTATTGTACTTGCAAAAATACAGTTCAAAACATAGACAATTTATCGTTATATATCATGACAATGTACAATAATTAGTCCTATTATATCCTCTTTGGTATTCTTTGGACACCAGAGAGCGAATGGCAACAACGAATCgtttttactaaaatattaaaattaattcggCAGATGGGCAGCAATTAGTACTATTTCTTTTTGTAGAATAAGAAAAAAGGATTGTAAACTTGTTAGAAACGTTGATCGTGCGTTTCGCTATACGTCCATGATTTCTAaacgttaattttattaattaacaatagTTTGTTATTCGAGCAACAAACAGTGATTCGTTATTTCTATTTCTAACAGATGTTCTTACACTTACGCTAAGCTTACGTTACACACTGTATACACACGAAACAtgcttgaattttatttttctttcgtttcacaTTGTGCTGATTCGTATAAAAGCTTGTAGAAAAATGGAGGTGAAAAAGAAGACGGATTTCAACGTCCTTGTTGAACACAAAGTTGAATCGGCAAGTTAAAGTCTTAACGATGAACAAAGTAACCGTGAACACTGGCtgtgaaattattttcataCAAGCGTGTTAACAAAAAGCATATGTAACGCTCTTATGATAACTTAGATAGAATTTATATTAAGTAGATCCgtccatttttttttcaatcgaATACGTATCGTATCGTTCATAATTAAACGAcagaaaattgtttttaatttttgtaatatatatcAGATTGTctgaattaaattatgtatacaaaatttgaattttattatttagtagaTGATGGGAAGTTTCATAGAGATCAAAGTTAACCTCTactcattttttttatatcttaAAAGCTTCATTacacagaaaaaatgaatagcGATTAATTTCTTACAAAACCATAAATTTGACGCAGTCGAATAATTATGAACgatattacattaaatataatagtttttATACTACTCTTTTTGTACAATGATTGAACTCGATCGCAGGGTTGAACCTAAACTAACGGAATTTTCAAGACCGGATTCTCGTGCTAACTACAGTACAATGAAAATTCTACATGTCTAACATTTTACTCGATTCCGTTTCTGTCTTTTACGATTATTGACTTTCATTGTTCTCCTGTTCCCTGATACTGAgaatttctctctttctttcaatttctcaagtgGTTAATGACTAGAGTACATAAGTTTAACTCTGAACTGCAAGAATAAAATCTTCTttacgaatatttaaaatatctttcAATTCCTTCGTATTACTATTCATATCTCTAAACCACCTGCTCCACACAGATGTACAGAATGAATCAGCAGCTATTGGCACCACTTTCAAAACTACAGAAAATGTAGTTAACAATTGCAGAAGAACACTTCAGTTACTCAGAAAATTTACGTGAAATCTCTGTTACTTAAAGTATCTACATAAATGATTGAAAGAGAACATACATAACCGACTACATGAAAATCATTGTTACCATATTATCATGGTGGTTACTAACAGAATCTATTAAAGTTACAATTTGATTAAAGTTACTCTAACTACAATTTCAATCTAAAGTTATTCTAACCATAACTTCAATCAATTGTATCTCTGAAAGAGGCGACTAATCCACTCTGTACATCATATTTTCTAGAAAAGGTGCATCCATAGAATTTTGCAACTTCTGAGAATCATCGAGATGTGCTTTCTTCAGTTTCCACGCTGTGCTCTCTCAGAATGTTCAAAGAACCAGTCTCCTGACACCACACTCGCAGCAGAACTTTGCGGTTTCCGGGAACCTGGAACCGCACTCGTGACAGTACTTGGACATCTTATATTTCGTGTTGTTCATCCCGTCGCCGTCTCGACGATTGCATCTCGGCAGATCCTCCTCGAGTCGTCCTGCCACGTCATTGGTGCTGCGTCCATGGTGCGAATATTTGCGATTTAAACTAGGATCAACATAAATCGAACGGGACTTTAAGCATGCATATTACGGTGCAAGAAATTACTTTAACATTCACAGATTTCTATGTCTACcgtaaaatttcaagctttctgCACGATAATTGGAGAAATCTGCGCAGGAATATTTTAACTTGATATGGTAATGAATGTATATTCACTAAATTACAGTTTGACTGCATAAATAAATTagtcataaattaatttttacttgaaCACAATTTTTATGTACGAAGTTAGAAATAATGCACAAGGATAAAATTTTATGCAGAAGGATAAAGATTTACAAGAATACAGTAATTTTACAAGAGCACAAGAATAAAAGTAATTTTACAAGAGTACAAGAAAAAGCTCACAAGAAAATATTACAGTCGAATCATCTTTGATAAAACATTTACGAACGAATCTAGAGCAGAATGGCAGCCATGTTTGATCGTTTAATATTCATCATTTGAGTAGATGTTTAATACCAATTATTTGAAttcaagaaataataaattatctaaCATTTGCTCTAAATTCGCTCGAagaattttaatcaaaatagTAGATCCAACAATCGTAAAGCTCTGTTATCAGCAAAAATAGAAATGAACGTATATTAACCTGCTATAAGCAGAGTCGGCGCTCATCTTGCTGTGGTCCTGTCTTTTGTAGCTCTCCGGCGAAGACAATTCATCGTCGCTGATTTGACCGTTCCGTTGTCTACCATGGACAGGGCTGGACATGGACAAGGAATCGTTTTTCAGAAGGGATTTCAAGGAGGAGAAAGAGCCATTTTCGTCCTCGAACGAGGTCATCAACTCGTCGAACAAGGAGTTCGATCGTTTGATGTCCATGTCGGAGGACACTATGGAGCTCAGACTAAGGTTGCTGCTCGACAAATTCGCGTAATTGTTGTTTCGGTTGTTCAGACTGTTATTGCATCTTTGAGCATCGTTTTTACGAGACTTTTTCGAGTCGTCCGTTTTTCTGTCGGGGGTGGTTTTGGGCGCGGACGAAGCTCGGACGGAGAGGGAGCGATTGACGGAAGGTCGTATGACTTTCGGAGAAACTTTGTCGAGGATTTTGCGAGCTTTCTCCGAATTGCCAACGAAACTTCTGCTACCGCGACTCCCGTCGACCACCTCGCCGCCCAAAGCCTTCGACTTGTCGATGATGACTCGTCTACCTAACTCTCTAACGGGCGACTTCTTGTCTACATCCGACTTCGATTCCTTAAGTTCTTTCAGATCTTTCATATCTTTCAGGAAGATTTCGCGAGACAATGAGTTGGTCTCGGTAGAGTCGCTCGAGAAATCTGAAACGAGGTCGTCGAATTCTGTGGGTGGAGCTATCAAGGATGATCGTTTCTCCGGGCTCGAGAGAGACGATTGACAAGGATATTTAACAAACGCGGAGGAATGAGATAGGGGAAATGAGGTTTCGCGGTTTTGCTCGATAGAAGGACTATCCGTCACGGATTGCTCGCTGGTGTCCGACAACAGGTCGTTCATCTGCTGCTCCGCCAGCAAAAACGGATTGTAATCCTTGCCGCTGAAAACACCAACGAGATTTTAACTTGATTGCGTGTAACCGAGATGTTCTTTCTGCACTTTTATCGTAAGAACTCCTTTGGAATGACTTGTTGGGGCTGGTGAAAGAAATGAGTgtattttgttcgttttaaatCAACAATTTGCTAAAGCATTTATCTTCTTCAAGGATGATTTGACAcaaatagaaattatattatttttatcattatgttttgttcattttaaatttgtaataataaccTAACACATTTTAAGAAGATTAGTAATGTACTACATGTGTCACTGTCCTTGAAGACGTTAAGGATAATTTGTTTATTGATGAAGTGTtcttaatattataatgtaatacGAAATATGGGTACAATTTTAGTAAGTAAATTTGAAGATGAATTTTACTTCTAGGTTTGAAATTTAGGTTTGTTTTCAATTACCTAATTTTCTCATGTGATCTGAAAATTGAAGTTTGagatatacatgtatgttcatatatgtctATACATACAATATGTCATATATGTCTATATATGTCTATACATACATGACatatatgtctacatatgtctATACATACAATATGTCATATATGTCATATAAGCACGTATACATAAAGAGCATTTATTGTATGAATAAACACAGACAATCTATTTACATTCCCTgtgattttatcaaatttattaacagTAAAATTGTGCCCTTATCTTATaactaaataatataaaacgttcctaattaaaaagaaataagtgCAGTGGTGTGTGGCTCGTTCCTTTGCCGTTTGCTTCAAGTACCGTAAAAGTGCTCTGACGATAAATCgagaataaatgaaaatttgtaaaagttcCTTGTTTGAAATTATAACGTTGAACTTTTTTGGATGTTCTATTCTAAAAGCGATATCGATCCTTCTGCGATGAATGGAATGTACACAAGAAAATCGAAGAAGCCTTTCAGCTTCGAGCAAACATATAAAGCATGTTCTTTGACCAGTTTCCAAAGCAAATCTTTGTACGACGTGGCAGGTAAACTCACATGGCGATGCACATGCGATGCAGAATACACCGAGGAATGTGCCAAGATTAAATTTGAGGTTTGAATAGAGGATAATGTTTTAACGAGGTTCCACTTTTAACACTTTATCGTCGGGTAAGTCGATTCTTGAGGAGAgtggtttttatttttatacattattaatttaaatgaatttaataaaaatttaaatttaaataattaaatatcagTATGAACTTTGAAGAcatatcaatatttaatttaattgtcaCTGACAATTAAATGTCGACATGAAATTTTAAGATCtgaattaaatatcaatatgaaatttgaaagtctgagaattaaacattaatattaacattgaaaattaaaaataaaaaaaattgttaagtatGATATTACAGAGGAATAAAAGATGACATAAAATATTgtcatacatttattaaattaatgtcGAAGTTATACAACAAAGCAAATTTTGCTtgcaaaaaaaaatgataaaagtcagaagattaaaaattatatctttttatataaaaaaaataattttaatgaatgaaACTAACAAGTAAGAAACATTGTCCCGTGGATAAGGTGTTAACTTCTCGTCAAAATAGAGTATTCCGTGGAATGAATTGCGTCCATAATTGAAACTAATTCTATAAAAAACCAGAAATCTGTCTTGGCAATTAAATTATCCACCTGAAACTTACGTTCTACCGCTAAGTACGAGATTAAAATCCGGTCGTCTGCGCACGTAATTGCTCCAAACGGGACGTAATGGCAGTTTAAAATTCCTATAATTATCGTACGTATGTGTTAAAAGTCGAGGGACATAATAATCGTACCCTTGACGTATGCactgtataattaaatttaaaaatagaaacattgaaaataatgaatGCAACGATGCACCATAAAATGAGTATTCACTGAATACTCTTTGGCCTTAAAAGAGCAAACGACTCTTGCTTTCGCTTTAACAAACTTTACTGCTGAttaaattagtataaattatGCGAAGGTTTAGATTGtgatagaaattgtaatttatattggaaATATGGTTGTCTGAATGTTGTAATAGAATTAGTATGTTGAGTTATGTAGCATCATTGGAATGGTGGTTTTAGATATTATAAACTTAGTTgaacttttcaaacttttaatatatgaagtcctaaattttcaatacagcaaagtctcaaatttccaatatagcaaagtctcaaatttccaatatagcaaagtcccaaatgtccaacatatcaaagtcccaaatttccaacatatcaaagtcccaaatttccaatatagcaaagtctcaaatttccaatatagcaaagtctcaaatttccaatatagcaaagtcccaaatttccaatacatcaaagtccaaaatttccaatattccaaagtcccacattctcaaattctccccattccaaattcccaaatttccactcttccaaatcccaaatttcccccatTCAAAAGTCCAAAACTTCCAATGTCTCTTTCCCCCAttcaaaagtcccaaacttccaaaataccaaagtccAGTTTCCTACCATTGCTCCAAAATATTATTAGTACATTTCTGTCCAAAAACAGCAGTAAGTCCCATTCGTACCTGTGATCTATCAAGGACGAGCCACTGGGAACAGGTGGAAGGATACCAACTTTAGGATTTCGTTTAAAGAACCTGCTCGCCCCCTGATAAGGTGGGTCAAGATTAATCAATCGATTCTTCATAGTCCTTGTCGCTTTATCCCAATAAGACTGAGGATCAATTTTCTCCCGTTCACAATTTTTCTTCACCACCATTCCTTTGATTTCCGGCAAAATTCGAAACTTGATGCTCCTGTTCCTCGTACCGATCTCTTCGATCGTCTCAACCTCAACGGACTCCACTCGTCTCATATCCGTGAAATTTACTTCGTTAATCGAAGACAAACTATCGCTGCTTTCGTTCAGAATGTCCATATTCTCATGAATTTTACTTGTCTCCAGGATCTTCGATCGATACATTTTCGACGTGGTAGATCTAGTCTTTTTCTTCACGCGAGACTCGGAAAGAATTATCGATCGCATACCTGGCGGATATTGCCGATGCTTGTTAGaagctttcaaattatttatcgcCTCTCTCATGTGTTGCTCGACGCTGTTGTCGCTGTCCTCGTCGAAATCCTTCGCTGCACAACTTTTGTAGATCTCCTGAATTTCTTCGTTCGATTCTTTACTCAGATTATCCTTCGCATCAATTTCTGTTTTACTTTCTTCCAAGTTTTCGTTCGACTCTTTCATTTCGACTTTCGACTCTTCCAAAGAACTAACCCCATTTAAATTTGAGGTGCTCTGTACGTTGCCAAATTCAGCTTCCGACTCAAAGATATTTCCAGACAAATCACTGCAGTCGATGCCTTTGTCATACTTGGGGATCGAAAAGACGCTCGATGAACAGTTGCACATGTTTATCTGACTAGCAATATCCTTTCTGAAGGTTTTCTGAGAATCGAATTCTCTGTTTTTCGGAGTAGCGGGTGAATAGCTTTCTCCCTCACGTATTCTTATAGAGGGAAGACTCGAGAAACTTTTATTGCCTGTACTAATTTCGCGAGGAGTCGAACAGTTCGACTGCAACGTGTTCTCAGAATTGCGTCTCCTCGATTTTCTAATCGTATGACTCGAGCTGTTTGAATCTCTGCTTTCGACGCGATACAACAACTCTGATCCTGTTTTTACGTTCACAGCCATTTTCCATTCAGAATTTTCTACTTGTGGAGGAGATTTTGGCTCTGAATATTCGAATGGTGTGCTTGATCTAGTCGGTAGTATGTCTTTTGAGATTTGATCATTGTCCATTTCTATGCAGTTTGTGTTACAAGATTTTGTGTCTTCGTCCATGTAGTTTTGCGTTGATTCTGTTTCGTTTTGCAGAGATTGATCTATGCTTTGAACATCGGAATGGAGCTCATTTTCTTCTATGTCTTCAGTATTCTTCATCTGATCTTCAGTGTTCTTCATCTTCATCTGATCAGAAGAATGTTTCTTTTCTTGTAATTTCATTTCTGATGGCTCATTGATTTCATCTGTACACGGTTCATAAGCATTGAATTCATTACATTCCAACTTCTGTTCCATACGTTTTATGGTTTCTGACCAATCCTGTACATCAGCAACTTGTATATCTTCAGCTTGTGTTTGATCACAATTGGAACTTAATTCAACATTCTCCTTCATACTCGTTGGATAATCGTTTACACTGTTCGCATCATTTTGAACAGACAAATCGGAAGTCAGTCGTTTTTTCTCCAAAATTTTGCTCCTCGATTCGAGAGATTTCAAATCCTCCATGTTATTTTCGACGGTATCTTTCGAACTCTTTCTCAAACTCGTAGAAGAGACGCTTGGTTCGGGACAAGTAAAGTACGTCGCACGAAGGCGACTCGCCTTTTCCAGATCCCCCAAACAAAACTCCACCCGTGGACTGTGTTTCACCGGTTTCCATTTACCTTTGGAGATCTTCAGACTCTCTACCTCATTCAAATCCTTGAAGGAGTACGTTTGATTTAAACTAACTGTCGACCAAttcagatttttggatttatcaTCATATTTCGAGGTCTCGAACGAGTCTTTACTCGACTCCCTAAAATCTGCATCGATATCACTCTTAATTTTCCGAGTCACACTTTTCTGACTGTAAGCAGGTTCAAGTTTCTTCTCTTGACTGATCTGTTTCCACGTGACGAACGCGTCTTCTTTGTATATATTGCAGGGTTTCACAGTTATGCCCACGATATCGTCGTTGATCGACACGTCGTTCACCTTCGGGTTACCCTGACTCCTCGCTGAAACGATATTTGTCTTCGGAGACCTTGCCGAGTGCTTCTCCTCTTGCTTGCTTCTATGACTGATCTCCTCTCGCTTCGGTCTTTCGTGCACCTTTGGCCGTCTTTTTGCCGAAGGGATGCTTTCGCACTCCTCGAGAGTTTCTTTGGTGTGCCTCAAGGGAGGTACAGGGAGGTAGGAGGTTCTTTTAACAGGGGGCGCAGGTCGGAAGGACAGTGGTCCAGGCTTGTCTTCCGGTGGCCTGAGGATGAGGAAACAGGATCAAGGATGTATGCCTGACATCAGGAGAAGGTCAGGCTTTTTGTAATCGCGATTTACGGTTTTCTGTTTCGTTCAAATGTCTCGCGAGCGGAAACAACCTTGTCCCTTTTCCTTCTCCTCATGCACGCTACTCGGGTGTACTTAAACTAAACTATTCTCCGGCCGAGAATTGGCATTTGCCACGCGAACACGTGATCCAAAGAAGATTACCTGTTTGGGCGATCGATTGGTCGAGACTTCATCGGGACAGGGGCTGCGGGTGACTCTTTTGGCTGTCCAGAACGTCTGCTGCAATAACAAACTTGTTTAAAACGGTTGCTTATAGTAACAGAGCTTTTAACCTTTTATAGAGGCAAACTCTTAATTACATCGTTCACTACTTGGTGACATAGTTATAAA contains the following coding sequences:
- the LOC143264336 gene encoding uncharacterized protein LOC143264336 isoform X2, encoding MLCCVSRRAVAGADLGPPYDHKFKVQPVESEKVVQVEQYTEPDVQDILLPCAFCLRTFKPQSLEKHSKICKRITEKRTPFDSAKQRIQGTELAEFLPKQEKKRSAQDDRSKPSTTWKQNHDNFLRTIRAARDEVTDFTMQKQCGTTVTPSAPTRSNEQGMCPTCNRHFGVKAYERHVAWCKDRVTHVPVSPATNIAKERLEARMKYRAPAVKSRRQATREKYSPGSAITLNSASKTSPTIATVKAKESASAPNCNKNVDIPVKQKSFVRSGQPKESPAAPVPMKSRPIDRPNRPPEDKPGPLSFRPAPPVKRTSYLPVPPLRHTKETLEECESIPSAKRRPKVHERPKREEISHRSKQEEKHSARSPKTNIVSARSQGNPKVNDVSINDDIVGITVKPCNIYKEDAFVTWKQISQEKKLEPAYSQKSVTRKIKSDIDADFRESSKDSFETSKYDDKSKNLNWSTVSLNQTYSFKDLNEVESLKISKGKWKPVKHSPRVEFCLGDLEKASRLRATYFTCPEPSVSSTSLRKSSKDTVENNMEDLKSLESRSKILEKKRLTSDLSVQNDANSVNDYPTSMKENVELSSNCDQTQAEDIQVADVQDWSETIKRMEQKLECNEFNAYEPCTDEINEPSEMKLQEKKHSSDQMKMKNTEDQMKNTEDIEENELHSDVQSIDQSLQNETESTQNYMDEDTKSCNTNCIEMDNDQISKDILPTRSSTPFEYSEPKSPPQVENSEWKMAVNVKTGSELLYRVESRDSNSSSHTIRKSRRRNSENTLQSNCSTPREISTGNKSFSSLPSIRIREGESYSPATPKNREFDSQKTFRKDIASQINMCNCSSSVFSIPKYDKGIDCSDLSGNIFESEAEFGNVQSTSNLNGVSSLEESKVEMKESNENLEESKTEIDAKDNLSKESNEEIQEIYKSCAAKDFDEDSDNSVEQHMREAINNLKASNKHRQYPPGMRSIILSESRVKKKTRSTTSKMYRSKILETSKIHENMDILNESSDSLSSINEVNFTDMRRVESVEVETIEEIGTRNRSIKFRILPEIKGMVVKKNCEREKIDPQSYWDKATRTMKNRLINLDPPYQGASRFFKRNPKVGILPPVPSGSSLIDHSPVHGRQRNGQISDDELSSPESYKRQDHSKMSADSAYSSLNRKYSHHGRSTNDVAGRLEEDLPRCNRRDGDGMNNTKYKMSKYCHECGSRFPETAKFCCECGVRRLVL
- the LOC143264336 gene encoding uncharacterized protein LOC143264336 isoform X1, with translation MLCCVSRRAVAGADLGPPYDHKFKVQPVESEKVVQVEQYTEPDVQDILLPCAFCLRTFKPQSLEKHSKICKRITEKRTPFDSAKQRIQGTELAEFLPKQEKKRSAQDDRSKPSTTWKQNHDNFLRTIRAARDEVTDFTMQKQCGTTVTPSAPTRSNEQGMCPTCNRHFGVKAYERHVAWCKDRVTHVPVSPATNIAKERLEARMKYRAPAVKSRRQATREKYSPGSAITLNSASKTSPTIATVKAKESASAPNCNKNVDIPVKQKSFVRRSGQPKESPAAPVPMKSRPIDRPNRPPEDKPGPLSFRPAPPVKRTSYLPVPPLRHTKETLEECESIPSAKRRPKVHERPKREEISHRSKQEEKHSARSPKTNIVSARSQGNPKVNDVSINDDIVGITVKPCNIYKEDAFVTWKQISQEKKLEPAYSQKSVTRKIKSDIDADFRESSKDSFETSKYDDKSKNLNWSTVSLNQTYSFKDLNEVESLKISKGKWKPVKHSPRVEFCLGDLEKASRLRATYFTCPEPSVSSTSLRKSSKDTVENNMEDLKSLESRSKILEKKRLTSDLSVQNDANSVNDYPTSMKENVELSSNCDQTQAEDIQVADVQDWSETIKRMEQKLECNEFNAYEPCTDEINEPSEMKLQEKKHSSDQMKMKNTEDQMKNTEDIEENELHSDVQSIDQSLQNETESTQNYMDEDTKSCNTNCIEMDNDQISKDILPTRSSTPFEYSEPKSPPQVENSEWKMAVNVKTGSELLYRVESRDSNSSSHTIRKSRRRNSENTLQSNCSTPREISTGNKSFSSLPSIRIREGESYSPATPKNREFDSQKTFRKDIASQINMCNCSSSVFSIPKYDKGIDCSDLSGNIFESEAEFGNVQSTSNLNGVSSLEESKVEMKESNENLEESKTEIDAKDNLSKESNEEIQEIYKSCAAKDFDEDSDNSVEQHMREAINNLKASNKHRQYPPGMRSIILSESRVKKKTRSTTSKMYRSKILETSKIHENMDILNESSDSLSSINEVNFTDMRRVESVEVETIEEIGTRNRSIKFRILPEIKGMVVKKNCEREKIDPQSYWDKATRTMKNRLINLDPPYQGASRFFKRNPKVGILPPVPSGSSLIDHSPVHGRQRNGQISDDELSSPESYKRQDHSKMSADSAYSSLNRKYSHHGRSTNDVAGRLEEDLPRCNRRDGDGMNNTKYKMSKYCHECGSRFPETAKFCCECGVRRLVL